GTCAGGCGTACTGCCGGTCGCGCCCGTGGGGGGCAGTCAGATCCTGGCGCGGTCCGATGGAGATAATCCCCGTCGGGTTGATGGTTTTATGGCTGCGGAAATAGTGGTTGCGGATATGGTCGAAATTCACCGTACCGGCGATGCCGGGCATCTGGTAAATGTCGCGCAGGAAGCCATACAGGTTCGGATAGTCGCTTATCCTCTGCCAGTCACACTTAAAGTGGGTAACGTAGACCGGGTCAAAGCGTACCAGGGTGGTCCACAGGCGGATGTCCGCCTCGGTGAGCTGATCGCCGGTAAGGTAACGGCGATGGGACAGGATCGTTTCAAGCCGCTCCAGAGAGCGGAATACCTGGTTTACCGCGTCGCTGTAGGCTTCCTGGGTGGTGGCGAACCCGGCTTTGTATACCCCGTTGTTGACCGTGTCATAGATCCAGCCGTTTAACTCATCAATCTGGTCGCGCAATTCACCGGGGTAAAAATTCCCCGGGCGGGCGCCAAGATGATCAAAAGCGGTATTAAACATGCGGATAATTTCTGAAGACTCATTGCTGACAATGGTCTGGTTTTGCTTATCCCACAGGACCGGTACGGTCACCCGGCCACTGTAGTGCGGATCGGCTTTCAGGTAGATCTGATACAGATAGTCGAGGTGGTAGAGGCTGTCGCCGGTGGCGCCGGGGAAGTCTGTGGCGAAGGTCCAGCCGTGCTCCAGCATCAGCGGGTGCACCACCGAAACGGAAACCAGCGACTCCAGCCCTTTTAACTGCCGGACAATCAGCGTGCGGTGGGCCCAGGGGCAGGCCAGGGAAACATACAGATGGTAGCGGTTCTTCTCAGCGATAAAGCCCGGCTCGCCACCGGGACCGGTGCTGCCGTCTGCTGTCAGCCAGTTGCGAAATGCCGCCGCAGAGCGCTGAAAACGCCCGCCTGTTGATTTGGTATCGTACCAGGTGTCCTGCCAGACACCATCGACCAGTAAGCCCATTTTCCCCTCCTGCAACCAGAGACAACGTGAGCGGGAAAGTGCCCGCTCACAGTATGACTGAGTATATACCTGCGTGACTGCCCGTGTGGCCGGTTACCAGTTTTTGTTCAGTACCCGGTCCAGGCTGAAGCGGCCCGGGCCTGTCAGGAACAGCAGCAGGTAGCCACCGGCGATGGTCAGGTTTTTCATAAACATAATCTGGTTCGTTGCGTCTGCGAAGTTATCGTGGAACAAAAACGCAGTCAGCAGCGTAAACAGTGCGGTAATGATAGCGGTCGTCCGGGTCAGGAAACCAAACAGGATGCCCAGTCCGCCGCCAAACTCCAGCAGGATAGTCAGGGGCAGGAAGAACCCGGGAACACCCATGGATTCCATATATTGCTGGGTGCCGCTATAAGCGGTGATTTTGCCCCAGCCTGCCACGATAAACAGTACCGGCATCAGAATACGTGCGATCAGAATGCCAACATCTTCGAATTTTTTCATTTTCCGCTCCAGAAAACCCTGTGAAATATACGTGTGTTTTTCAGGAATGCCTCAGCAATTTCAGTAAGCTGGCGGCAATGCCCTTCGATGAAGTGCATAGTAGGATTATCCGGCGGGGATTGTTAGCGAGAAAAACTGTCAATTTTCTTCAAAATAACTGACATTGAGTGATATAGCATAAATGGCCGCAGCCCGGGACGACCGGGCGGCGGATTAACGGCGGGTAAGGCGCAGGGCTTTACGGATAAGCCGCCAGCTGCTCCACAGCCCGATACCGCGCTTTACGGTTCGTCCCAGAAAGCGGGGATGGCGTACTCCCCACAGGGCCATCAGGCTACTGCCGGCAACCAGCCAGGTTTGCAGGTGCTGTATGCGGAGCCAGCCCCTGTCGAGCGGGGCTGTGGCGGCAAGCCACTCCTGGCTGCTGTGGTGTAGCGCGCGCCGCTGCTGGTGGATCTCCTCCAGCAGGCTGGCTTTCTGTGCTGCGCGTTGCTGGCGGGTACTCATTGATCGTCTTCCAGCAGGTCGCGGTCTTTTTTCAGCTCCTGGCGGGAGTGAAACAGCAGTGTTGAGCGCTTCGCCGCGGAAAGGGTCCACAGCCCACCGGCAATGGCAAGGACAAAGAGAATTGCCGTTGTCCAGATGAGCACCTGCAGGCGGTACTGCGGATCGACTGCCCAGATAATCATTACCAGCAGGCTCATTAAGCCAAAAGCGGTGAACAGTAACGTGAGCCCGGTGGCGAGCAACAGCCGGAACAGGCGCGATTTCTCTTCTTCGAGCTCAACGATAGCCAGTCTCAGGCGGGTTTCAGCAATACCGACCAGCAGCGTTAAGATGCGCTGGCCGGTATTCAGGACGCTTTTCCCCGGCCCCTGGGGTATGCGGGAGTCAGCCATGTTTAGCGGCGGGTCAGTAATACACCCAGCACCAGGCCCACTGCGGCACCGATACCGACACCGGCCCAGGGTTTTTCATGTACATAGTCATCGGCGCGGGTGGCGGCCTCGCGGGTCTGGCGGGCAATCGCGTCGCCTGTTTCGGTCAGGCGGGCACGGCTTTCTTTCAGGGCCCGTTGCGCTTTGTCGCGCAGCCTTTCCACTTCATCTTTGGATTTTTCACTGGAGGAGCTCAGCACTTCTTCCAGGGTGTCTGCCAGCGATTTCAGCTCGGCACGCAGTTGTTCTGAAGCATCTTTAGACATAATGTTCTCCGGATAGTTGAGGGGGATCCATTTACTCAGTAATCACGAGCCATTAACGTTTTCAGTTCGTGCTCTTCTTCAGCCAGTTTCTGCTCTCGCTTTGCTATCTTTGCCGGATCGCCGCTCTTGCGGGCCTGGGCAAGGTCGTGTTTTCTTTCGGCGATCTCCTGGCGCTTCTGTGCGATCGCTTTCTGATGGCTGGACTTTAGTTTTTCATCTGTACAGTTTTTTTGCACTTCTTTCAGTGCGTTTTTCAGGCCGTTTATCCGGCTCTGGTTATTATGTTTTTCCGCGTAACCAATTTCCCGTTGAATGTTCTGCTCTTTCTCACTGCAAAGTGACATCGCCTGCGCGGTGGTGGTCAGTGTGAGAAGCGCAAGAGCAAATACTGTGCGGTAATTCATCAGAAAATATCCATCAGCCAAAGTTATTATCAGTATCGGGCACGTATCCGGTGATGCCAGATACGTGCCAGCAAAGTAAAAGCATAGTCAGTAAGTGGTGAAAACCCAACGTGAAATTGCGCAAATCAGAGGATTCACGTAGCGCTACCCCAGGTGGCGGGACTCCGGCTTAAGGCGGGAGAGCAGGCGGTCAGCAAAGTTGGCATTATCATCCTGGGCAATCACGTAGCCCTGGGGCAGGGAGCGCAGCAGCACCGCTCTGGCTTCATTGCTTTGTTGTGCGGAGTCAAACTTTATCAGCAGCGCGTCTTTGTGTGGCGTGATGCTTTTAAAAGCGATGCCGTTGGCATTGAGATGGTGCCAGACAAAAAAACCATCCGGTGTGGCGACACCACTCTGGGTGGCGCGGATCTCCAGGGTTGCCTCTTTGTGCTGCAACACCGACCACATCGCCACGGCAATCGCCAGGCACAGGAATAACCAGGTCAGGTGACGTAATAAAAATCTGTTACTCATGATAGTTCAAACGTTAACCCCGGTTGTTACGGTACTTTTTCTTCCAGACCACCACCAGAGAGCCCACCAGGCCGATAACCAGTAACACGACCGGCAGCAGCATCAGGCAGGACATCAGCGCGTCTTCGTACTTATGAAAGACCGGCGTGTTGCCCAGCAGGTAGCCCAGAGAGGTGAGTATCAGCACCCACAGCAGGCCGCTCATCCAGTTAAAAAACTGAAAGCGCATATTATTCAGGCCGGAGATCCCGGCGATGGTGGGCAGAAGTGTACGTACAAACGCAATAAACCGCGCGATCAGGAGTGCTGAAAGCCCGTGTTTATGAAAGAGATGGTGTGAGCGCTGGTGGTAATGGGCAGGCAGATGGGAGAGCCAGTTTTGTACGATCCTGGTGTTCCCCAGCCAGCGGCCCTGAATATAGCTGAGCCAGCATCCCAGGCTGGCGGCTGCGGTCAGCAGCATGATGGTGGGCACGTAGTCCATCGCGTCTTTGGCTATCAGAACACCGACCAGAATCAGCAGGCTGTCGCCGGGTAAAAATGCCGCAGGCAGCAGACCGTTTTCCAGAAACAGAATCATGAACAGGACGAAATAGAGCATGCCAATCATCGACGGATTAGCAAGAGTGTCAAAATCCTGACTCCATAATGCATTCAGCAGTTGAGATAAAAGTTCCATTCATTAATCCTGGCGTAACAAACAACATACCCGCATCAGAGCGGACAAATAACGCAGGCAGCCGGTGTGAATGGCGACCTGTTGTCAGGGTCTTACTAACGTCACTATTCCATGTGGGGGCAATCTGGCGTGAAACGTTTCCGCGCAGCGCGCTTACTTTAGCGAGCAAATGCTTCTGATTGTAACAAAGCGCGCTAATAAACGTCAGTATTATTGCGCGTAATTACGATGAGATTGTTGCCGAGGGAGGAGGTGGAGGCGAGGGGTTTTACAAAGGCTGACACAACACATGGTTTGCTTACCCCCGGCCGGGTGTTACTTGATGCTGTTCGCGGCGGTGTCCAGATGCACAACGGGATTCTCCGCAAACAGGTAGCGGTCCGCGTTGAATTCAAAATCGTCGGTGGTTTCGTTAAACAGCATGATTTTGGTGTTCTCAAGGTGCTGCCACATCGCCAGTTTCGCAGCATGGGGATCTTTGCGAATAAGGGCCTTGAGGATACGGTCATGATCTTCACACCAGTGATCGACTGTGCGCTCATCGATGTGCTCATGCAGTTTTTTCCAGTACGGGTTATGGGCGCGCTGGGTCCACATTTTTTCCACAATGGCCGCCAGCGCCGTGTTCTGGGTCGCCAGTGCGACCTGAACATGGAACTGCAGATCCCATTCGGAATCGCGAAAACACTCTTCGTTCCGGGCTTTATCCTGGATTTCCAGCAGTTTGATAATGTCCTGCTTGGTTACCTGGGTGGCGGCAAACTCCGCGATATTGCTCTCGATTAACTGGCGCGCCTGTAACAGCTCAAAGGGGCCGTAGTTGGCGAACTCCATGGCGTCGTTATGGGGCTGGTGGTGTTTTGCGAGGTTTGAAATAACGTGGATACCGGAGCCTTTGCGCACCTCAACATAGCCTTCCACTTCCAGCATGATGATGGCTTCACGAACTACCGTACGGCTGACGTTCTTCTCTTCAGCGATAAAACGCTCTGCCGGTAATTTTTCCCCCACCGGGTAGCTGCCGCTTTCAATACGATCTTTAAGCTCAGCGGCGAGTTGCTGGTACAGGCGGCGGGATTCCGTGATTTCCATAAGTGGCTCCTGGTTCCGGATAAGGCGAGGGGTCGTGACTTGTTATACCACTTTTAACAACCGCTCACCACTCAAGGTGAACGAAAAGCCGCCCGGAGGCGGCCTTTTCGGGATTTTATCAGTTTTGTTCTGCCGCTTTGTGACTTTGATGCTCTGCCTCAACTTCACTGGCGGGTTTGTTCTGCAGTACCGTCCAGATAACGATAGCCCCGAGGATATCGAACACAGCCAGTGCAGCGAACAGCGGGCTGAAGCCGATGGTATCTGCCAGGGCACCAACAACCAGGGCAAACAGGGTACTTGCTGTCCAGGCGGCCATACCGGTCAGACCGTTGGCGGTTGCCACTTCGTTACGACCGAACACGTCAGAAGACAGGGTGATCAGTGCGCCAGACAGTGCCTGGTGAGCGAAACCACCGATACACAGCAGACCGATTGCAACATACGGGCTGGTGAACATACCGATCAGGCCCGGGCCAATCATCAGTACCGCACCCAGCGTAACGACCAGTTTACGGGAAACAATCAGGTTTACACCGAACCAGCGCTGGAACAGCGGCGGCAGGTAACCACCGATAACGCAACCCAGGTCCGCAAACAGCATTGGCATCCAGGCGAACATCGCGATTTCTTTCAGGTTAAAGCCATAGGCTTTAAACATGAACAGCGGGATCCAGGCGTTAAATGTACCCCAGGCCGGCTCTGCCAGGAAACGCGGCAGTGCAATACCCCAGAACTGACGGTTACGGATGATCTGCGCAGCAGACATTTTTTTCGCGTTACCGGTCTGGTGCTGTGCTTCCTGGCCGTTGATGATGTAGTCGCGCTCTTCGTCAGTCAGGTGTTTCTGGTTTTTCGGGTGTTTATAGAGCCACAGCCACAGCATCGCCCAGATAAAGCTCAGGATACCGGTCAGAATGAAGGCCCATTCCCAGCTATGCCATACGATGGCCCAGACTACCAGCGGCGGCGCGATCATCGCACCAATAGAGGAGCCCACGTTGAAGTAACCCACGGCGATGGAACGTTCTTTCGCCGGGAACCACTCAGAGCTTGCCTTCAGACC
This Shimwellia blattae DSM 4481 = NBRC 105725 DNA region includes the following protein-coding sequences:
- a CDS encoding glutathione S-transferase family protein, producing MGLLVDGVWQDTWYDTKSTGGRFQRSAAAFRNWLTADGSTGPGGEPGFIAEKNRYHLYVSLACPWAHRTLIVRQLKGLESLVSVSVVHPLMLEHGWTFATDFPGATGDSLYHLDYLYQIYLKADPHYSGRVTVPVLWDKQNQTIVSNESSEIIRMFNTAFDHLGARPGNFYPGELRDQIDELNGWIYDTVNNGVYKAGFATTQEAYSDAVNQVFRSLERLETILSHRRYLTGDQLTEADIRLWTTLVRFDPVYVTHFKCDWQRISDYPNLYGFLRDIYQMPGIAGTVNFDHIRNHYFRSHKTINPTGIISIGPRQDLTAPHGRDRQYA
- a CDS encoding DoxX family protein, giving the protein MKKFEDVGILIARILMPVLFIVAGWGKITAYSGTQQYMESMGVPGFFLPLTILLEFGGGLGILFGFLTRTTAIITALFTLLTAFLFHDNFADATNQIMFMKNLTIAGGYLLLFLTGPGRFSLDRVLNKNW
- a CDS encoding YqjK-like family protein; the encoded protein is MSTRQQRAAQKASLLEEIHQQRRALHHSSQEWLAATAPLDRGWLRIQHLQTWLVAGSSLMALWGVRHPRFLGRTVKRGIGLWSSWRLIRKALRLTRR
- a CDS encoding phage holin family protein, which produces MADSRIPQGPGKSVLNTGQRILTLLVGIAETRLRLAIVELEEEKSRLFRLLLATGLTLLFTAFGLMSLLVMIIWAVDPQYRLQVLIWTTAILFVLAIAGGLWTLSAAKRSTLLFHSRQELKKDRDLLEDDQ
- a CDS encoding DUF883 family protein, yielding MSKDASEQLRAELKSLADTLEEVLSSSSEKSKDEVERLRDKAQRALKESRARLTETGDAIARQTREAATRADDYVHEKPWAGVGIGAAVGLVLGVLLTRR
- a CDS encoding DUF1090 domain-containing protein; amino-acid sequence: MNYRTVFALALLTLTTTAQAMSLCSEKEQNIQREIGYAEKHNNQSRINGLKNALKEVQKNCTDEKLKSSHQKAIAQKRQEIAERKHDLAQARKSGDPAKIAKREQKLAEEEHELKTLMARDY
- the mzrA gene encoding EnvZ/OmpR regulon moderator MzrA, coding for MSNRFLLRHLTWLFLCLAIAVAMWSVLQHKEATLEIRATQSGVATPDGFFVWHHLNANGIAFKSITPHKDALLIKFDSAQQSNEARAVLLRSLPQGYVIAQDDNANFADRLLSRLKPESRHLG
- the yqjA gene encoding DedA family general envelope maintenance protein YqjA; the protein is MELLSQLLNALWSQDFDTLANPSMIGMLYFVLFMILFLENGLLPAAFLPGDSLLILVGVLIAKDAMDYVPTIMLLTAAASLGCWLSYIQGRWLGNTRIVQNWLSHLPAHYHQRSHHLFHKHGLSALLIARFIAFVRTLLPTIAGISGLNNMRFQFFNWMSGLLWVLILTSLGYLLGNTPVFHKYEDALMSCLMLLPVVLLVIGLVGSLVVVWKKKYRNNRG
- the exuR gene encoding transcriptional regulator ExuR, encoding MEITESRRLYQQLAAELKDRIESGSYPVGEKLPAERFIAEEKNVSRTVVREAIIMLEVEGYVEVRKGSGIHVISNLAKHHQPHNDAMEFANYGPFELLQARQLIESNIAEFAATQVTKQDIIKLLEIQDKARNEECFRDSEWDLQFHVQVALATQNTALAAIVEKMWTQRAHNPYWKKLHEHIDERTVDHWCEDHDRILKALIRKDPHAAKLAMWQHLENTKIMLFNETTDDFEFNADRYLFAENPVVHLDTAANSIK
- a CDS encoding MFS transporter, which translates into the protein MRKIKGLRWYMIALVTLGTVLGYLTRNTVAVAAPTLQEQLHITTQQYSYIIAAYSAAYTIMQPVAGYILDILGTKIGYAMFAVLWAVFCGTTALAGSWGGLALARGAVGAAEAAMIPAGLKASSEWFPAKERSIAVGYFNVGSSIGAMIAPPLVVWAIVWHSWEWAFILTGILSFIWAMLWLWLYKHPKNQKHLTDEERDYIINGQEAQHQTGNAKKMSAAQIIRNRQFWGIALPRFLAEPAWGTFNAWIPLFMFKAYGFNLKEIAMFAWMPMLFADLGCVIGGYLPPLFQRWFGVNLIVSRKLVVTLGAVLMIGPGLIGMFTSPYVAIGLLCIGGFAHQALSGALITLSSDVFGRNEVATANGLTGMAAWTASTLFALVVGALADTIGFSPLFAALAVFDILGAIVIWTVLQNKPASEVEAEHQSHKAAEQN